One Littorina saxatilis isolate snail1 linkage group LG10, US_GU_Lsax_2.0, whole genome shotgun sequence DNA window includes the following coding sequences:
- the LOC138978895 gene encoding uncharacterized protein, with product MSSWPITDDIPVVDAHGQCALCDEVFPFVNVLTCRRLKGGEVPICLTCHQRFHPACTIAQSVLTSHHCECRVCGADEAAVVCALCSMEDSKDEILEGVLMCQVCSDNIHIPSKRHHSDHFYPVASLDVVSVRGPVQWHNFVDIRCEISANQIQSRCPTRQQISGKQPCLQGSANQHRDNNPRGGASSLKHLVIGGHSSQSQATKKKGSGSSFEKFGRVM from the exons ATGAGTTCATGGCCAATAACAGATGACATTCCTGTCGTGGACGCACATGGGCAATGCGCTCTCTGCGACGAAGTCTTTCCTTTCGTCAACGTTCTGACCTGTCGCCGATTGAAAGGAG GAGAGGTACCCATATGTCTGACCTGTCATCAACGCTTCCACCCTGCGTGCACGATAGCTCAGTCGGTGTTAACCTCTCACCACTGCGAGTGTCGAGTGTGTGGCGCGGATGAGGCAGCTGTCGTCTGCGCTTTGTGTTCCATGGAAGACTCAAAAG ACGAGATCTTGGAAGGTGTGCTCATGTGCCAAGTGTGTAGTGACAACATCCACATCCCTTCCAAGCGACACCACAGCGATCACTTCtacccagttgcctcccttgaCGTTGTGTCCGTTAGGGGTCCCGTCCAATGGCATAACTTTGTCGACATTCGCTGCGAGATTTCAGCCAATCAGATCCAGTCACGTTGCCCAACGCGTCAGCAGATCTCAGGGAAGCAGCCTTGCCTTCAGGGTTCGGCCAATCAGCATCGCGATAACAACCCAAGAGGCGGGGCCTCGAGTCTTAAACATCTTGTCATTGGTGGACATTCTAGTCAGTCGCAGGCGACCAAAAAGAAAGGTAGTGGCAGTTCGTTTGAAAAGTTTGGAAGAGTCATGTGA